The Deltaproteobacteria bacterium genomic interval CGGCAGGTGCGCGATGCGAAGGTGGGTGTCGCCGCGGCGGGCGGCGGGCCGATCGGCGGCTGCCTCTTGATTCGACGGGACTAGAGAATTCGCGGCACCGTCCGCGCACACAGGGAGCACTCATGGAGATCGCAGGACGCAAGGCCATCGTGGTGGGCGGCGCATCGGGCATGGCGCGTGCGACCGCGGAGATGTTCGTCGCCAAGGGCGGCAAGGTCGCGATCGTGGATCGCCCGCAGTCGCAGGGCGCAGACGTCGCGAAGTTGTTAGGCGCGCCGTTCTTCCCGTGCGACGTGACGGACTTCGCGGGCACGGAGAAGGCGCTGCGCGACGCGCACGCGGCGCTCGGCGGCGTGCACTTCTGTCCCAATACGGCGGGCGGCGGCGTCGCGATGCGCACGCTCACGAAGGAAGGCCCACACTCGCTCGACGCGTTCCGCAAAGTGATCGACCTGAACCTGATCGCGAGCTTCAACGTGGCGCGCATCGCCGCGGAGCTGATGAGCAAGAACGAGCCCGACGAGAACGGCGAGCGCGGCGTGATCCTGATGACCGCCTCGATCGCCGCGTTCGAGGGACAGATCGGCCAAGTCGCCTACACCGCCGCGAAGGCCGGCATCGCGGGCATGACCTTTACCATGGCGCGCGACCTCGGTTCGATCGGCGTGCGCGTGATGACGATCGCGCCGAGCCTCTTCAGCACGGGGCTCACCAAGGGCATCCCCGACGCGATGGCCGACAACCTCGTGCGCGACGCCGCCTTTCCTAAGCGCATGGGCCGCCCCGAAGAGTTCGGCAAGATGGCGATCGCGATCTTCGAGAACCCGATGCTGAACGGCTCGACCATCCGCGTCGACGCGGGGCAGCGCTTCGCGCCAAAGTAGTCGGACGCGCACTGGGGACGTACGTGCACATTCGCGCGCACTTGAGACGTACGTGCGCAACTTTGGAGACCGAACGATGAGCGAGCAGGCAGCGAACGAAGTTCCGAGGGGCATCGACGCCGCGCGCGTGAGCGAGTGGTACGCGGCGAACGTCGCGGGCGCGAAGCTCCCGCTCGCGTTCTCGATCATCGCGAGCGGGCACTCGAACCTCACGTATCGCGTGACCGACGCCGCGGGCAATCGCACCGTGCTGCGCCGCCCGCCGCTCGGCGCCGTGCTCGCGACCGCGCACGACATGGCGCGCGAGCACAAGATTCTGTTCGCGCTCGCGCAGACCGACGTGCCGGTCGCCCCCGTGCTCGGGCTCTGCAAGGACGAGACGGTGAACGGCGCACCGTTCTACGTGATGAAGTTCGTGGACGGCGTCGTGCTCGACACGGCCGCCGTCGTGACGGAACACGTGCCGGTCGCGGAGCGCATGCCGCTCGGCTGGGACGTGGTCGAGGTGCTCACGAAGCTGCACCGCGTCGACATCGACGAGGTTGGACTCGGCGACCTCGGCAAGCGCGAGCAATACCTCGATCGCCAGATCCACCGCTGGCGCACGCAGTGGGAGAAGTCGAAGACGCGCGAGCTGCCGGCGATGGAGGAAGTGGGCGACGCGCTCGAGAAGCTGAAGCCGGCGCAGGTGCGCACGGGCATCGTCCACGGCGACTACCGCATCGGGAACATGCTCTCGAAGAGCGGCCGCATTCAGGCCGTGCTCGACTGGGAGTTGTGCGCGCTCGGCGATCCGCTCGCCGACGTGGGCTTCCTGATGAACAACTGGGCGGAGCCCGGCGAAGAGAACTCCCCCACCGCACGCGGCGCCGCGCAGTCGCCCACCGTCACGGGCGGCTTCCCCACGCGCGCGCAGTTGTTGCGTCGCTACGAGGAACTGACCGGCGCGAGCACCGCGGGCGTCGACTACTTCCGCGCGTTCCAGTACTGGCGCCTCGCCGCGATCGTCGAGGGCGTGATGGCGCGATACATCAAGAACGTGATGGGCAAGCAGGCGGACGTCGGCGCGTTCAAGGCGCAGATCGACGGGCTCGCGGCGTCGGCACAGGCGGCGGTGCGCAGGCTCGGCGCCTGATGGCGGCGAAGAAGCGCGCCGCAAAGAAAAAGCCAGCGCGCGCAAAACCGAAGCGCGCGGCGAAGCAGCCCTCGCTCGCAGCCCGTAACAAGGCGCTCGCGCGCCGCTTCGTCGACGCGATCTCGCGCGCCGACGTCGACGCGATCGTCAGCGCCTACGCGGAAGACGGCACGTGCTGGACGTCGGGCACGATGCCGATCTCGGGCACCTTCACGCGCGACCAGGTCGCCGCGGCGTCGCGCGGCGTGCTCACCGTGTTCCCCGAAGGACTGCGCTTCACGATCCACGCGCTCACGGCAGAAGGCGATCGCGTCGCGATCGAGGCCGAGAGCTACGGGAAGCACGTATCGGGGAAGATCTACAATAACAAGTACCACTTCGTGCTGCGCGCCCGAGCCGGCAAGATCGTCGAGTGGCGCGAGTACATGGACACGATGCACGCGAACGACGTGCTGTGCGGGGGCGGCGGCGCGTAACTCTAGGAGGTGAGCGTCATGATCCAGCGCTCTATCCGATTCCTCGCAGTCTTAGCTGCGCTGGTCTCTCCGCTCGCCACATCAGCCCAGGTAATCCTGGACTCTGGTGTTCCCCTGTCCGGGCTCTCGAAGCTCGAATTCGCCGTCCTCGGAGCGCCGTGCGGGGAGGAATGCGAGACGATCAAGAAGAGGGGAATGAGGTTACTCGCCGCACAGGGTATCGAG includes:
- a CDS encoding SDR family oxidoreductase, whose product is MEIAGRKAIVVGGASGMARATAEMFVAKGGKVAIVDRPQSQGADVAKLLGAPFFPCDVTDFAGTEKALRDAHAALGGVHFCPNTAGGGVAMRTLTKEGPHSLDAFRKVIDLNLIASFNVARIAAELMSKNEPDENGERGVILMTASIAAFEGQIGQVAYTAAKAGIAGMTFTMARDLGSIGVRVMTIAPSLFSTGLTKGIPDAMADNLVRDAAFPKRMGRPEEFGKMAIAIFENPMLNGSTIRVDAGQRFAPK
- a CDS encoding phosphotransferase family protein; the protein is MSEQAANEVPRGIDAARVSEWYAANVAGAKLPLAFSIIASGHSNLTYRVTDAAGNRTVLRRPPLGAVLATAHDMAREHKILFALAQTDVPVAPVLGLCKDETVNGAPFYVMKFVDGVVLDTAAVVTEHVPVAERMPLGWDVVEVLTKLHRVDIDEVGLGDLGKREQYLDRQIHRWRTQWEKSKTRELPAMEEVGDALEKLKPAQVRTGIVHGDYRIGNMLSKSGRIQAVLDWELCALGDPLADVGFLMNNWAEPGEENSPTARGAAQSPTVTGGFPTRAQLLRRYEELTGASTAGVDYFRAFQYWRLAAIVEGVMARYIKNVMGKQADVGAFKAQIDGLAASAQAAVRRLGA
- a CDS encoding nuclear transport factor 2 family protein, whose amino-acid sequence is MAAKKRAAKKKPARAKPKRAAKQPSLAARNKALARRFVDAISRADVDAIVSAYAEDGTCWTSGTMPISGTFTRDQVAAASRGVLTVFPEGLRFTIHALTAEGDRVAIEAESYGKHVSGKIYNNKYHFVLRARAGKIVEWREYMDTMHANDVLCGGGGA